A single window of Girardinichthys multiradiatus isolate DD_20200921_A chromosome 15, DD_fGirMul_XY1, whole genome shotgun sequence DNA harbors:
- the LOC124881532 gene encoding alpha-1,6-mannosyl-glycoprotein 2-beta-N-acetylglucosaminyltransferase has product MRLRLLKRNVLLLLGVIFVLVTLLFTTRVLVVSENDTRADISRDVVSNGNQGTNSCEIFHFASLSELTQSVYTANYKQCVHNADRFPGEPRLVLVVQVHNRPEYLRLLIRSLEKAAEVHSFLLIFSHDYISQEINTIVQGITFCKVLQIYFPFSTQLYPKEFPGQDPRDCPRDISKDEARKTGCLNADHPDSYGHYREAFITQTKHHWWWKLHFVWERVQVLQGYSGFAVFLEEDNYILPDFFHFYKLMIEFRKTSCQDCDMLALGNHDSVRDFTGLSNKVLTSGWMSTKHNMGMAISKEVYYKLMGCSNNFCTYDDYNWDWTLQHLSGTCISKPLKVLVAQASRVLHTGDCGLHQKENCRPELVSQNVKESLQKAKDGLFPPRLDLSRVGPVEHKAHMKNGGWGDVRDHVLCNNYSKRL; this is encoded by the coding sequence ATGAGGCTTCGGCTGCTGAAACGAAATGTGCTCCTGCTGCTGGGAGTTATTTTTGTACTTGTGACTCTCTTGTTTACAACACGTGTGTTGGTAGTTTCAGAAAACGACACAAGAGCAGATATCTCCAGGGATGTCGTCAGTAATGGAAATCAGGGAACAAATTCTTGCGAGATATTTCATTTTGCGTCTCTGTCTGAATTAACTCAGTCCGTTTACACTGCCAATTACAAGCAGTGTGTCCACAATGCAGATAGGTTTCCAGGGGAGCCCCGGCTGGTGCTGGTTGTGCAGGTTCACAACAGGCCAGAATACCTCCGCCTCCTCATCAGGTCACTGGAGAAAGCTGCTGAGGTGCACAGTTTTCTTCTTATCTTCAGCCACGACTATATTTCACAGGAAATCAACACAATTGTTCAAGGGATAACTTTCTGCAAGGTACTGCAGATTTATTTCCCCTTCAGCACTCAGCTGTATCCCAAAGAATTTCCTGGGCAGGACCCACGGGACTGCCCACGGGACATATCCAAGGATGAGGCTCGCAAAACAGGATGCCTCAACGCGGACCACCCTGACTCGTACGGACACTACAGGGAGGCCTTCATCACTCAAACCAAACACCACTGGTGGTGGAAGCTGCACTTTGTTTGGGAGCGAGTGCAGGTGTTGCAGGGCTACAGTGGCTTTGCTGTCTTCCTCGAGGAGGACAACTACATCTTACCAGACTTTTTCCACTTTTATAAATTAATGATTGAGTTTAGGAAGACAAGCTGTCAAGACTGCGACATGCTGGCTTTGGGAAACCACGACAGCGTGAGAGATTTTACCGGCCTGTCCAATAAGGTATTGACCTCGGGATGGATGTCCACTAAACACAACATGGGCATGGCGATCTCTAAGGAGGTTTACTACAAGCTGATGGGCTGCAGCAATAACTTCTGCACCTATGACGATTACAACTGGGACTGGACTCTGCAGCACCTCTCTGGAACCTGCATATCAAAGCCTCTTAAAGTGCTGGTAGCGCAGGCCTCCAGGGTTCTGCACACGGGAGACTGCGGTCTGCACCAGAAGGAGAACTGCAGACCAGAATTGGTCTCACAAAATGTCAAGGAGAGCCTTCAAAAGGCCAAGGACGGCCTCTTTCCTCCACGCCTTGATCTCAGTAGGGTAGGGCCAGTAGAGCACAAGGCACATATGAAGAACGGAGGATGGGGAGATGTTCGAGACCATGTTCTATGCAATAACTATTCCAAACGCCTATGA